Proteins encoded by one window of Silvibacterium dinghuense:
- a CDS encoding tetratricopeptide repeat protein, producing MLLRLPISARIVCVNFLLFLLSAAILALPAPAAQAGQQAAAPVSAADQQAFARAMDAMNRGDATTAEPLLRQLHARHPHNFEINESLGLLLAGEEKIPEATPLLEAAALEQPGSDIAHANLGTAYLKLNRPQEAAHELERAAHLNPSNAATQQALGQVRMQLNQPQPAAEAYRAALALEPNDPTLLYNAALADYSADDAAEAASLLSRLPGAESSAEAQSLFGDVDEKLGSYKDAAQHYANAVRLAPTEANQYVLGIELLRHWTFTPAIDVFSAGIEHFPDSRRMRAGLGIAYYANGDYSKAIPVFADLLAADSSNEMYAELLGRVCTVLTEGSDPHCASLITFAEKHPQNAILATYAATSILHQPSDAAQLDLAQRLLESAVHAQPDLPEARYGMGLLLQTRSQWPQSIPELEAAIRLRPEYAAAHYRLALALNHTGERERAQQEITLERKFSAEERDNVDARLKQVKTFLVTMQ from the coding sequence TTGTTGCTGCGCCTGCCTATCTCCGCCCGCATTGTCTGCGTGAATTTCCTTCTATTCTTACTTTCCGCCGCGATCCTTGCTCTACCCGCTCCCGCAGCACAGGCCGGGCAACAAGCCGCCGCGCCTGTCTCCGCCGCAGATCAGCAGGCCTTTGCCCGTGCCATGGATGCGATGAACCGTGGCGACGCCACCACTGCCGAGCCGCTGCTCCGCCAGCTCCATGCACGCCATCCGCATAACTTTGAAATCAACGAATCGCTTGGCCTGCTGCTTGCCGGAGAAGAAAAAATTCCCGAGGCCACGCCGCTGCTTGAAGCGGCTGCTCTCGAGCAGCCCGGCTCTGACATTGCGCACGCCAACCTCGGCACCGCCTATCTCAAGCTCAACCGCCCGCAGGAGGCTGCGCACGAACTCGAGCGGGCCGCGCATCTGAACCCATCCAACGCAGCGACTCAGCAGGCGCTCGGACAAGTACGGATGCAGCTCAACCAGCCGCAACCGGCCGCTGAAGCATATCGCGCGGCTCTGGCTCTCGAACCCAACGACCCTACCCTGCTCTATAACGCCGCTCTCGCCGACTACAGTGCCGATGATGCTGCTGAAGCGGCCTCACTGCTCAGCCGCCTGCCCGGCGCGGAGTCTTCCGCCGAGGCCCAGTCGCTCTTCGGTGACGTGGACGAGAAACTCGGCAGCTACAAGGACGCGGCCCAGCACTATGCCAATGCTGTACGGCTTGCACCGACCGAGGCGAATCAGTATGTGCTTGGCATCGAACTGCTGCGTCACTGGACCTTCACACCGGCCATCGATGTCTTCTCCGCCGGCATCGAGCATTTTCCCGATAGCCGCCGCATGCGCGCCGGGCTCGGCATCGCCTATTACGCCAATGGTGACTACAGCAAGGCCATCCCCGTCTTCGCCGACCTGCTCGCGGCTGACTCCTCGAACGAAATGTACGCCGAGCTGCTCGGGCGCGTCTGCACCGTGCTCACCGAGGGCTCCGATCCGCATTGCGCTTCCCTGATCACGTTTGCAGAGAAGCATCCGCAGAACGCCATCCTCGCGACTTACGCGGCCACGAGCATCCTTCACCAGCCCTCCGATGCCGCGCAGCTTGACCTCGCCCAACGCCTCCTTGAATCCGCCGTCCACGCACAGCCCGATCTTCCCGAGGCGCGCTACGGCATGGGCCTGCTGTTACAGACGCGCAGCCAGTGGCCGCAGAGCATTCCCGAACTGGAGGCTGCTATCCGCCTGCGGCCCGAATACGCGGCTGCTCACTATCGCCTTGCGTTGGCTCTCAACCACACCGGCGAGCGCGAGCGCGCTCAGCAGGAGATCACCCTTGAGCGCAAATTCAGCGCCGAAGAGCGAGACAACGTTGACGCACGCCTCAAGCAGGTCAAGACGTTCCTCGTTACCATGCAGTGA
- a CDS encoding TonB-dependent receptor: MTAGHAAIAQTDQGTITGIVSDTTGAAIPNADITLTNTDTGLVLKGKADSSGVYVFSPIKIGNYTLSAGASGFEITTQQNVHLDLQQRLSVNMTLKPGAATETITVTTAPPLMQTQDGSVGQVMSAQTINNVPLNGRNWVYIAQLSAGADPPEGSRGQGKGDFNANGQRAEQNNFILDGVDNNSNVVDFVNGASYVVQPPPDALAEFKVQTSSYSAEFGHSAGAVINASIKSGTNQIHGDMWEYFRNDVLDARNFNALSVPKYRENQFGATLGFPIIKNKLFFFGDVQANRIIFGNTTTESVPTALMREGNFTELLNTSLTGSSQPIYLYQPNSGGSSLLTCNGQQNVFCSSQIDALAQKILNLYPSPNTNGGKTYSNYVVNASDIDNTWQWDTRMDWNISPKDQLFARFSYYHEPGDYTPPLGPILDGGSFGTTGTIINLGENFVGSETHIFSSTLSNEFRFGYNYLHDGYQQPNATTDIAASLGLGGIPYGPDFPLNGGLPNVSIGGLSSFGSTTFYVTDEHENVFQILDNVTKVAGNHSLKAGVSFQSLRFSTLQPPYPRGTYDFTGQYTSDLNASYTGYGVADFLADQNYYAELSNEFKNGDAHWYRAAYFQDDWRAMDKLTLNIGLRYDYYQPYKDVGGYQATYYLTGPSSIGSGSAKYLIPKQQQSYPLVAAFTDLLTSNNISLGYSNNPALINAQKLNFAPRFGVSYSLDPKTVIRTGFGLFYGGLESTGYYPNLGENYPFQFTDTFTAPSCTAGSCQSISDSAYGGVSLENGFSNALAAGLANYISTPALRGSDENVHTPYTMSYNLSVEHSVSSNMVATFSYVGDVSRHLAVFPDPNNPMALQNPANSDQTVRPFPGFGGTAYTNYAGSSNYNSFQTKLEKRMSSGFDFLATYTYAHSLDDAPTPLGSTGDGGYRNTNLLPIIYDYSNSAWDTRQRFTFNTYYELPFGKGRKYLNQNAIADTVIGGWAANLTFQAQTGNPFTVYPNNSGPSGGSTRAIRIGDPFKSGGTPNSTNPDVTCATKTRNLTNWINPCAFANPLPGTDIPVSGTGSLVTGITQVESYLGGRRNDVYGPGYQRVNMSVFKDFHTFREQTFQFRADIFNVFNTPAYGEPSITTINSNLGNITAPRTFQNFTPDARFFQFAAKYQF, translated from the coding sequence TTGACAGCTGGACATGCTGCCATCGCGCAAACTGACCAGGGAACCATCACTGGTATCGTTAGCGACACCACCGGCGCTGCCATTCCGAACGCCGACATTACACTCACCAACACAGACACCGGCCTCGTGCTCAAAGGTAAAGCGGACTCCAGCGGCGTCTATGTCTTCTCGCCGATCAAGATCGGCAACTACACGCTCAGTGCCGGCGCTTCCGGCTTTGAAATCACCACGCAACAGAACGTGCACCTCGATCTACAGCAGCGCCTCAGCGTCAACATGACGCTCAAGCCTGGCGCGGCAACCGAGACCATCACCGTCACCACCGCGCCGCCGCTCATGCAGACCCAGGATGGCTCTGTCGGACAGGTGATGAGTGCTCAGACGATCAATAACGTTCCTCTTAATGGCCGCAACTGGGTTTACATCGCGCAGCTCTCCGCCGGAGCCGATCCGCCGGAAGGCTCACGCGGTCAGGGCAAAGGTGACTTCAACGCCAACGGCCAACGCGCCGAGCAGAACAACTTTATTCTTGACGGCGTCGATAACAACTCCAACGTCGTCGACTTCGTGAACGGCGCCAGCTATGTCGTACAGCCGCCGCCTGATGCCCTTGCCGAATTCAAGGTCCAGACTTCAAGTTACTCGGCCGAGTTTGGCCACTCTGCCGGCGCGGTCATCAACGCCAGCATCAAGTCTGGCACCAACCAGATCCACGGCGACATGTGGGAGTACTTCCGCAACGACGTACTTGATGCCCGCAACTTCAACGCGCTCTCAGTTCCTAAATATCGAGAGAACCAGTTCGGCGCAACGCTGGGCTTCCCCATCATCAAGAACAAGCTCTTCTTCTTCGGTGATGTACAGGCCAATCGTATTATCTTCGGCAACACCACGACAGAATCGGTGCCCACCGCGCTCATGCGTGAAGGCAACTTCACCGAACTGCTCAACACTTCGCTCACCGGCAGCTCTCAACCGATCTATCTCTACCAGCCGAACTCCGGCGGGTCCTCCCTGCTTACCTGCAATGGCCAGCAGAACGTCTTCTGCTCCAGCCAGATTGATGCCCTGGCACAAAAGATCCTCAACCTCTACCCTTCACCTAATACCAACGGCGGCAAGACTTATAGCAACTATGTCGTCAACGCCAGCGACATTGATAACACGTGGCAGTGGGACACGCGTATGGACTGGAACATCAGCCCCAAGGACCAGCTCTTCGCGCGCTTCAGCTACTACCATGAGCCTGGCGACTACACCCCTCCGCTCGGCCCTATTCTCGACGGCGGCAGCTTCGGCACCACCGGCACCATCATCAATCTGGGCGAAAACTTCGTCGGCAGCGAGACCCATATCTTCAGCTCCACGCTCTCCAACGAGTTCCGCTTCGGTTACAACTACCTCCACGACGGCTATCAGCAGCCCAACGCCACCACGGACATCGCTGCCAGCCTCGGTCTTGGCGGCATTCCTTACGGACCTGATTTCCCGCTGAATGGTGGTCTGCCGAACGTGAGCATCGGTGGCCTTTCCTCCTTTGGCAGCACGACGTTCTATGTCACCGACGAACACGAGAACGTCTTCCAGATCCTCGACAACGTCACCAAGGTCGCCGGCAATCACTCGCTCAAGGCAGGCGTCAGCTTCCAGAGCCTGCGCTTCTCCACCCTGCAGCCACCGTACCCACGCGGCACCTATGACTTCACCGGCCAGTACACCAGCGACCTGAACGCCAGCTATACCGGCTACGGAGTAGCCGACTTCCTCGCCGACCAGAATTACTATGCCGAGCTTTCCAACGAGTTCAAAAACGGCGACGCCCACTGGTATCGCGCCGCATACTTCCAGGATGACTGGCGCGCCATGGACAAGCTCACCCTCAACATCGGCCTGCGCTATGACTACTACCAGCCCTACAAGGATGTAGGTGGATACCAGGCGACCTACTATCTCACCGGTCCCTCGAGCATTGGCAGCGGATCAGCCAAATACCTCATTCCCAAACAGCAGCAGAGCTACCCGCTGGTCGCCGCATTTACTGACCTGCTCACCTCCAACAACATCAGCCTCGGGTACTCGAACAACCCCGCACTGATCAATGCGCAAAAACTGAATTTCGCTCCTCGCTTCGGCGTCTCGTATTCGCTCGACCCGAAGACCGTTATCCGCACAGGCTTCGGTCTCTTCTACGGTGGCCTCGAAAGTACGGGCTACTACCCGAACCTCGGTGAAAACTATCCCTTCCAATTCACCGATACCTTCACCGCACCCTCCTGCACGGCTGGAAGCTGCCAGAGCATCAGCGACTCGGCTTACGGTGGCGTCTCTCTCGAAAACGGGTTCTCAAACGCCCTTGCTGCCGGCCTGGCGAACTACATCTCCACCCCTGCGCTGCGCGGCTCCGACGAGAACGTGCATACGCCCTACACCATGAGCTACAACCTCTCGGTCGAGCACTCGGTTTCCAGCAATATGGTCGCGACGTTCAGCTATGTGGGCGATGTTTCCCGCCACCTGGCAGTCTTCCCTGACCCCAACAACCCCATGGCTCTGCAGAATCCGGCGAACAGCGATCAGACCGTTCGTCCCTTCCCCGGCTTCGGCGGTACGGCGTATACCAACTACGCTGGCTCCAGCAACTACAACTCATTCCAGACCAAGCTGGAAAAGCGTATGAGCAGCGGATTCGACTTCCTTGCCACGTACACGTATGCGCACTCGCTCGATGATGCGCCTACTCCGCTCGGCTCCACTGGCGACGGCGGCTACCGGAACACGAACCTGCTGCCGATCATCTACGACTACAGCAACTCGGCCTGGGACACCCGCCAGCGCTTCACCTTCAACACCTACTACGAGCTGCCCTTTGGCAAGGGCCGCAAATACCTTAACCAGAACGCTATTGCCGATACAGTGATTGGAGGATGGGCCGCGAACCTCACCTTCCAGGCGCAGACCGGCAATCCCTTCACTGTCTATCCCAACAACAGCGGTCCTTCCGGCGGCAGCACGCGTGCCATTCGTATCGGCGATCCATTCAAATCAGGCGGCACGCCAAACTCCACCAATCCTGATGTGACCTGCGCGACGAAGACACGCAACCTCACGAACTGGATCAATCCCTGCGCCTTCGCCAACCCGCTGCCCGGAACCGATATTCCGGTCTCCGGTACTGGCTCGCTCGTCACCGGCATCACTCAGGTCGAGTCCTACCTCGGCGGACGCCGCAACGACGTCTACGGTCCCGGATATCAGCGTGTCAACATGTCCGTCTTTAAGGACTTCCACACCTTCCGCGAACAAACATTCCAGTTCCGCGCGGATATCTTCAACGTCTTCAACACACCGGCATATGGTGAGCCCAGCATCACCACCATCAATTCCAACCTGGGGAATATCACCGCTCCCCGCACCTTCCAGAACTTCACACCAGATGCCCGCTTCTTCCAGTTCGCCGCCAAGTATCAGTTTTAG
- a CDS encoding enolase C-terminal domain-like protein: MMADCFITRVSAIDKRYSLPPGAGSDAVHSNPEYSLAVTRLETGGPLAGTGITLTLGRGNRLVCDAIEILARPLIGREIEALMAEFGRVLRQLADDPAMRWLGPHKGVVHLALASITNACFDLWAKSRGVPLWKLLLDLSPDELVALLDLSYVEDVLTPEQAREIFAERWAGRTERESILKQGYPGYDTSVGWMAYEDQKVCELTKAALAKGFTAFKLKVGSPDHGRDLRRAQLLRECAGDRATLMFDANQQWNLFAATEMGRELAALRPLWIEEPTHPDDVLGHVKLTRELAPVKLAAGEHMPNRVVFKNFIEAGAIHFVQADAVRLAGISEFLTVSLLATRFGLPLVPHVGDMGQLHQHLVLFNRVALGQEIHFLEHIPHLRQHFLFPVEVEGGVYRTPQEPGASTDLVDLRPSA; this comes from the coding sequence ATGATGGCGGACTGCTTCATTACGCGGGTTTCCGCGATAGACAAACGGTATTCACTGCCTCCGGGAGCGGGTTCGGACGCCGTACATAGCAATCCCGAGTACAGCCTTGCGGTCACCAGGCTGGAGACCGGAGGACCGCTGGCTGGTACAGGAATTACGCTGACGCTTGGCCGCGGCAACCGATTGGTCTGCGATGCCATCGAGATTCTGGCGCGGCCACTGATTGGGCGAGAGATCGAAGCGTTGATGGCAGAGTTCGGACGCGTGCTGCGGCAGCTTGCTGACGATCCAGCGATGCGCTGGCTGGGACCGCACAAGGGTGTCGTTCACCTGGCGCTGGCCTCCATTACCAATGCATGCTTCGACCTGTGGGCGAAGAGCCGCGGTGTACCGCTGTGGAAGCTGCTGCTGGATCTGAGTCCCGATGAGCTGGTGGCCTTGCTGGATCTGAGCTATGTAGAGGACGTTTTGACACCGGAGCAGGCAAGGGAGATTTTTGCCGAGCGCTGGGCTGGGCGCACAGAGCGGGAGAGCATTCTGAAGCAGGGATATCCGGGCTATGACACCTCCGTGGGCTGGATGGCGTACGAAGATCAAAAAGTCTGCGAGCTGACGAAGGCTGCACTCGCTAAAGGATTCACGGCGTTCAAACTGAAAGTGGGGTCACCGGATCACGGCCGGGACCTGCGGCGGGCACAGTTGCTGAGAGAGTGTGCCGGCGACAGAGCGACACTGATGTTTGACGCGAACCAGCAGTGGAATCTTTTTGCTGCGACAGAGATGGGCCGGGAGCTGGCAGCTCTGCGGCCGCTATGGATTGAGGAGCCAACCCATCCGGATGATGTGCTGGGGCACGTGAAGCTGACGCGTGAGCTGGCCCCGGTGAAGCTGGCGGCAGGCGAGCATATGCCGAATCGCGTCGTCTTCAAGAACTTCATCGAGGCCGGGGCAATTCACTTTGTGCAGGCCGATGCCGTACGCCTGGCGGGAATCAGCGAGTTTCTGACGGTGAGCCTGCTGGCGACTCGTTTTGGTTTGCCGCTGGTACCGCATGTAGGGGATATGGGGCAGCTGCATCAGCACCTGGTGCTCTTCAATCGCGTCGCGCTGGGGCAGGAGATTCACTTCCTCGAGCACATTCCGCATCTGCGGCAGCACTTCCTGTTCCCAGTCGAAGTGGAGGGAGGCGTCTATCGAACACCGCAAGAGCCGGGGGCATCGACCGATCTGGTAGACCTCAGGCCCTCGGCTTGA
- a CDS encoding GntR family transcriptional regulator, with protein sequence MRIVEGTWARRFGVAQGSIREAINILAQDGFVTKASGRSARVVSLTEQDVLQIFALRGVLEGLAARLVAESSADIAPLAAALDQMRQALKEDDAEHMLDGDLSFHLELCRLSGNPYLLDHARRVILPLFAFARIRVLTTGQTADVWGKDIEIHQRIIDLVHEGPGDLAEQYVHNAMRRFGQSAYDNWEKKNATPDTAKTKQRRRGEEKRVKPRA encoded by the coding sequence ATGCGTATCGTCGAGGGGACTTGGGCTCGCCGTTTCGGCGTCGCTCAGGGATCGATCCGGGAAGCCATCAACATCCTGGCGCAGGATGGATTCGTCACCAAGGCATCCGGCCGGAGTGCCCGCGTCGTCAGCTTGACGGAACAGGATGTGCTGCAGATTTTCGCCTTGCGGGGTGTTCTTGAAGGCCTGGCAGCGCGGCTCGTTGCAGAGTCCTCTGCCGACATCGCTCCGCTCGCAGCGGCGCTCGATCAGATGCGCCAGGCACTCAAGGAAGACGATGCCGAACACATGCTCGACGGGGATCTCTCCTTCCACCTCGAGCTCTGCCGTCTCTCCGGCAATCCATATCTTCTCGACCACGCGCGCCGGGTCATCCTGCCGCTCTTCGCTTTTGCCCGCATCCGCGTTCTCACCACCGGACAGACCGCTGATGTATGGGGGAAAGACATCGAGATCCACCAACGCATCATTGACCTCGTCCACGAAGGCCCGGGTGATCTTGCCGAGCAATACGTGCACAATGCCATGCGGCGCTTTGGTCAGAGCGCTTACGATAACTGGGAAAAGAAGAATGCCACGCCAGACACCGCAAAAACCAAGCAGCGCCGGCGCGGCGAAGAGAAACGTGTCAAGCCGAGGGCCTGA
- a CDS encoding TonB-dependent receptor — MSPQLRKLLTLFLFSGVPCLLLLLLCSMGYAQVDQGTITGVVQDPSGAVVPKAKVTLTEIDTGLVLDRSSNESGVYVFSPLKIGNYKVSATASGFQTTTRENVHLDAQQRLNIVLSLVPGAVTQTVTVTDAAPLLQTQTNEVGQVISAETINNTPLNGRNWVYIAQLTAGVAPPFGQTRGSGSGDFVANGQRAEQNNFILDGVDNNTNLVDFLNGSSYVMRPPPDALSEFSLQTSNFSAEFGHSAGGVMSASIKSGTNQIHGDVWEYIRNTALDSNYWYSAPNTPVPPYHQNQFGATLGFPILKNKLFYFGDIEANRISISYPSIQTVPTALMRQGNFSELLNGNLTGNGPNQPVTLYQPNSANQSQPLSCNGQANVLCSNQIDPVAQSILNLYPKPNANNGLTYNNLNEVLSNSDDIIQWDQRADWNISSRDQVYARFSYMHEIKTNGLPLGPVLDGSGYGGQSDTNLFENFMGSETHVFSPMLTNEFRFGYNWGISKYLQANAFNPGLAASLGLGGIPSLGPGKYGLPLGQVSGITNWGSVGTNDESQNTYQILDNVTDVLGNHSLKFGVSLQSIRFAYQYAPASLGQYDWNGTYTGIPGVSFTGYGVADFLANQAASADVANAPNISDAQWYYAGYAQDDWKVTHKLTINLGLRYDYYQPYKENAGQQANFVVTGPLGPGTGSAVYELPKKAQNVALGANFINTLAANNVTVQYVNNDRLVNGQKTNFAPRIGFAYQARPTTVVRSGVGIFYGGLMAEGNTNLGANYPFFNQANFNPYNCQPDFCPSIATPSNGTGGSSVIAAPGITLETGVEPQIAAGGLVNFVSYPSFHASDVNIKTPYTMSYSLSVEQAITNNTAATISYVGNFARHLSLYGSPNTAPALWRPGTPNTNLYNPFPTLGGVGQIHYAGVSTYNSLQAKIEKRYSHGLSFLATYTWSHALDDASDAGGNFGAVGDRNLALIPFIDELTNSNFDVRNRFTINGNYELPFGRGKTFLSNSSRWVDEAIGGWSSSLSYAAQTGTPFTAGPNISTAGGGGARAIIRRDPYAGGGSPDPTNPNITCPAHVKNKTNYFNPCALANPIPGEAISNASNPVGTRNSDGSYVTIQGPVTDTATAEALLGGLQNTLYSPGYYQVNMSLFKSFPTWREQKLQFRADAFNILNHPTLGTPNGSINENGGQITGSKFFQNNTPDSRFFQLSLKYTF; from the coding sequence ATGTCTCCACAACTTAGAAAGCTGCTCACGCTGTTTCTTTTTTCCGGAGTGCCGTGCCTGCTTCTTCTGCTCCTCTGTTCTATGGGTTATGCCCAGGTAGATCAGGGAACGATCACGGGTGTAGTGCAAGATCCATCCGGAGCAGTAGTTCCAAAAGCAAAGGTGACGTTGACCGAAATTGATACGGGACTTGTACTGGACCGGAGTTCGAATGAGAGCGGCGTTTATGTTTTTTCTCCACTGAAAATCGGCAATTACAAAGTAAGCGCCACTGCCTCAGGGTTTCAGACGACTACCCGGGAGAATGTGCACCTCGACGCACAGCAGCGCTTGAACATTGTTCTGAGTCTGGTTCCTGGCGCTGTGACGCAGACGGTGACGGTGACCGATGCCGCTCCACTGTTGCAGACGCAGACGAACGAAGTGGGACAGGTGATCAGCGCCGAGACCATCAATAACACCCCGTTGAATGGACGCAACTGGGTCTACATCGCCCAGTTGACAGCTGGTGTGGCTCCGCCATTCGGGCAGACGCGCGGCAGCGGATCGGGGGACTTTGTCGCCAATGGCCAGCGTGCGGAACAGAATAATTTCATCCTCGACGGCGTCGACAACAACACGAATCTGGTGGATTTTCTTAACGGCTCCAGCTATGTGATGCGGCCTCCTCCCGATGCTCTCTCCGAGTTCAGCTTGCAGACCAGTAACTTCAGCGCCGAGTTTGGTCACTCAGCAGGCGGTGTGATGAGCGCCAGCATCAAATCCGGTACCAACCAGATTCATGGAGATGTCTGGGAATATATTCGCAATACTGCACTTGACTCCAACTATTGGTATTCGGCTCCTAATACCCCTGTCCCGCCCTATCATCAAAATCAATTCGGCGCGACGCTGGGTTTCCCAATCTTGAAGAACAAGCTGTTCTACTTCGGAGATATCGAGGCCAACCGAATCTCGATCAGCTATCCGAGCATCCAGACAGTGCCTACGGCGCTGATGCGTCAAGGCAATTTCAGTGAGTTGCTGAACGGCAATCTGACGGGAAATGGTCCAAATCAGCCGGTAACACTTTATCAGCCGAATTCGGCGAACCAGAGTCAACCGCTTTCGTGCAATGGGCAGGCCAATGTCCTGTGCTCGAACCAGATTGATCCTGTTGCCCAGAGCATTCTGAACCTCTATCCGAAGCCGAATGCGAATAATGGTCTAACTTACAACAACCTGAATGAAGTGCTTTCCAATTCGGACGACATCATTCAATGGGACCAGCGTGCAGACTGGAATATCAGCTCCAGAGACCAGGTTTATGCGCGCTTCAGTTACATGCATGAAATCAAGACGAACGGTTTGCCTCTGGGGCCGGTCCTTGACGGCAGCGGCTATGGTGGTCAAAGCGATACGAATCTCTTTGAGAACTTCATGGGTAGCGAGACGCATGTCTTCAGCCCAATGCTGACGAATGAATTTCGCTTTGGCTATAACTGGGGAATCTCCAAGTATCTCCAGGCGAATGCTTTTAATCCAGGGCTTGCTGCGTCGCTCGGACTCGGAGGCATTCCCAGCCTTGGACCAGGAAAGTATGGTCTACCGCTTGGGCAGGTAAGCGGCATCACGAATTGGGGATCGGTAGGCACGAACGACGAATCCCAGAACACATATCAGATTCTTGACAACGTCACAGATGTCCTGGGCAATCATTCACTGAAGTTCGGCGTTTCACTTCAGTCGATTCGTTTTGCATACCAATATGCGCCCGCCTCTCTGGGGCAGTATGACTGGAATGGCACGTATACAGGTATTCCTGGCGTGAGCTTTACCGGTTATGGCGTGGCGGATTTCCTGGCAAACCAGGCAGCCAGCGCCGATGTCGCGAATGCACCGAATATCAGCGATGCCCAGTGGTACTACGCGGGCTATGCGCAAGATGATTGGAAGGTAACGCACAAGCTGACTATCAACCTGGGCCTGCGCTACGACTACTACCAGCCATATAAAGAGAACGCGGGACAGCAGGCGAACTTTGTTGTGACCGGTCCTCTTGGACCTGGTACTGGCTCGGCCGTATACGAGTTGCCAAAGAAAGCGCAAAACGTTGCATTAGGCGCAAACTTCATCAACACGTTGGCGGCAAACAATGTCACTGTGCAGTATGTGAACAACGATCGCTTAGTAAATGGGCAAAAGACGAACTTTGCACCTCGTATCGGCTTTGCCTATCAGGCTCGTCCAACAACAGTCGTGCGTTCAGGCGTTGGTATCTTCTATGGCGGCCTGATGGCTGAAGGCAATACCAACCTTGGTGCAAACTATCCGTTCTTTAACCAGGCAAATTTCAATCCATACAACTGCCAGCCGGACTTCTGCCCTTCGATTGCCACTCCGTCGAATGGAACAGGGGGTTCGTCTGTCATTGCCGCGCCGGGCATCACTCTTGAAACTGGAGTCGAACCGCAAATTGCAGCTGGAGGCTTGGTCAACTTTGTTTCTTATCCCAGCTTCCACGCCTCTGATGTCAATATCAAGACGCCTTATACGATGAGCTACAGCTTGTCGGTTGAGCAGGCGATTACGAATAACACCGCTGCAACCATTAGCTATGTGGGCAACTTTGCCCGTCACCTCTCACTGTACGGATCGCCAAACACGGCACCCGCGCTGTGGAGACCAGGTACTCCAAATACGAATCTCTATAATCCGTTCCCGACGCTCGGTGGTGTCGGTCAGATCCATTACGCAGGCGTAAGCACTTATAACTCGCTGCAGGCGAAGATTGAGAAGCGGTATTCGCATGGTCTCTCCTTCCTTGCGACTTACACCTGGTCACATGCTTTGGACGATGCAAGTGATGCGGGCGGTAACTTTGGGGCGGTCGGCGATCGCAATCTTGCATTGATTCCTTTTATTGATGAGCTTACAAACTCAAATTTTGACGTTCGCAATCGCTTCACCATCAATGGTAACTATGAACTGCCTTTTGGAAGAGGCAAGACATTCCTGAGCAACAGCTCTCGTTGGGTCGACGAGGCTATCGGTGGCTGGTCCTCCAGCTTGAGCTATGCCGCACAGACCGGCACGCCATTTACAGCTGGCCCGAATATCAGCACGGCGGGCGGCGGTGGTGCGCGGGCCATTATCAGGCGTGACCCGTATGCTGGGGGAGGCTCGCCTGACCCGACGAACCCGAACATTACATGCCCGGCACATGTAAAAAATAAGACGAATTACTTCAATCCATGCGCACTGGCGAACCCGATTCCAGGCGAGGCCATTTCCAATGCCAGCAATCCGGTTGGTACTCGGAACTCGGATGGTTCTTATGTCACGATCCAGGGACCGGTTACGGATACGGCAACTGCGGAAGCTCTGCTTGGTGGTTTGCAGAATACTCTCTACAGCCCGGGCTATTACCAGGTGAACATGTCTCTCTTTAAGTCGTTTCCAACCTGGCGTGAGCAGAAACTACAGTTTCGCGCAGACGCTTTCAATATCCTGAATCATCCCACGCTTGGGACTCCGAATGGTTCGATCAATGAAAACGGAGGCCAGATCACGGGGAGTAAATTTTTCCAAAACAATACCCCGGACTCACGCTTCTTCCAGCTCTCTCTGAAATATACGTTTTGA